The Mesorhizobium loti DNA segment CAGTCGCTTCCAGCCGATATCCAGTGCCAGTTGAAGATGGCGTCCGTTGCGGGAAAGGCAGTCGCGGAATCGGGAGCAAGGGGGGCTTCGCTGACTGAGTAAACGGGGCCGCGACGACAGGTCGACCGCAAGCGGCGTCCGGAGGGTCTCAGATGAAACTATCCTCATCGCAGCAGCGCCGCGCCGTAGCCGCGGCTATCAGCGTTGCGTGCGTCTTGGTCACGCTGTTGACCCACGAGCCATCTGGCCTGTTGGTCGTGATAGCAGTTGTGTGCATCTGCATGGGATGGAAGGCGGGACTGGTAGCTGTGGCTGCCGCCGGCCTGATGTCAGCGGCTATCTTGCTGTCGCCCGAAAACGCTGCGGAAAACGGGCTTGCCCGCTTCGCTACGTTTGTCTTCGTGGCCCTTGGGCTATGGCTCGTGGTTAAGATCTTCAGGACCATCAGCTTTTATGACCGAGTTTACCAGGAGGTCGGGTCGGGTGTCGCCGATACTCCCGGCATCGGTTGGTCCGCCCATCCCGACGGGCGCCTTCGGTTTCTCAATCCCGCAGCCCTCGATTACGTCGGCGTTACGGCCGAAGAAATGCGCGAGATCATGGATGCCGACGATTTTTCCTGGTGGCGCAGATTTGTCCATCCCGACGATGTCGAGACAAGCATGGCGCAATGGCGCCATAGCCTGGAGACGGGCGAGCCGATGATCGAGGAAAAGCGTTTGCGCCGGCTCGATGGGGCCTATCGGTGGTTTCGCGACACGGGTGTTGCCTCTCGCGACGAGCGGGGACGAATCGTCGGCTGGTATGGCCATGCCGAGGACATAGACGACCGACGCAAAGCGGAAGCCGCGCTGCATAGGAGCGAGAGGGAACTCAGGCTGTTGGTCGATACGGTTCCCACTATGATCTGGCTGATGACGCCGGCGGGACTGCCGTACTACTTTAACAAGCGGTTCGTCGATTGGGCAGGCATCGACTCGGCAAAGGAGGAACCTCGAGGCACGCGGCAGTTCGCCTCGCATGTGGAATTGTTCCATCCCGATGACCAAGCGGGCGTCAAGGCCGTGTTCCAGAAGTCATTTGCTCGCGGCGAGCCGCTTCAGCACAAAGGTCGGCTTTGCCGGAAGGATGGCGAATACCGCTGGATCGATTCGCGCTTTGAACCGCTGCGCGACGAAGACGGCACAATCCTTCGCTGGTATGGCGTCAACTTCGATATCGACGACGAGGTCCGCGCCCAGGAATCCCTGCGCCTGGCGGACGAGCGGCTCGCGCGCGCCCTGCGTGCCGCGAGCCTGTCGGAACTGTCGGTCTCCATCGCGCACGAACTCAACCAGCCGCTGCAGGCCGTCGTGGCCAACGCCGGCGCATTCCAGAGATGGCTGAACGCCGATCCGCCAAACTTCCATCACGCCAGCCGGGTCGCCCAGAAGATCATCAGGAACGCCGACGCGGCAGCGCAGGTGATCAGCCGCATCCGCGCACTGTTCAGCAAGACCGAAAGCGAACCGCGCGCGATCGATCTGAACATGGTGATCCGCGAAGTGTGTGACCTCCTGGGTGACAGGCTCGCAGCGACCAGCGTGGAGCTGGATCTTGACCTCGATCCCGCCCTTCCTGCGACAGCTGCCGATCACGTGCAGATGGAGCAGGTCGTCCTCAACCTCGTCCGCAACGGCATAGAAGCAATGCAGGACAGCGGCGTCGACGCGCGAAGCTTGCGGATCGTGTCACGGCATCGGAATGACGGCACAGTCGAGGTCGAAGTGCGAGATCGCGGCCGTGGACTGAGCAATCCGGAACGAATCTTCGACGCGTTCTACACAACCAAGCCGGATGGAATGGGAATGGGCCTGGCCATCTGCCGCTCGATTATCGAGGCACACCGCGGACGGCTTTGGGCGGAAAATGTCGAGACAGGTGGGGCATCCATAATCTTCAGCCTGCCCATCCGTGCCACCGAAGCGAGCAAGATACTGGCCCAACAGTAAGCGCCCGAGCAGGCGCGTCAGAGGTTGATCCTGGGATCGGCTATCGACTGCCCGATTTCTATGAGCGTGTTGACCAGGATGTACAAGATTCCGAAGACGATGGCGACGCCCAGCACCGCCGGGAGATCGGCGCTGGCAAAGGCCTGGACCGTGTAGAGACCCAGACCAGGCCAGCCGAAAACACGCTCGACGATCAGCAAATTTCCGAAGAGAAGCCGGACCTGCAGGCCGAGCATGGACAATGGCGCAGTGGCTGCATTGCGCAAACCGTGGAGCAACAGCACCTTTGTCTCGCTGAGACCCTTGCCACGTGCCGTACGAACATATGGCTGACTCATAACTTCGTGCAGCGCGCCGTTCAGGCTTCGCCCAACCGCGATGCCGATAGGCAGCGCCAATGCAAGCGCTGGCAAGATCATGTGCAGCAGCGCGTCCAGGCTGACGTCAGGCCGGCCGACCAGTATTCCATCGATGAGGTTGAGTCCGGTCGGTCCCGCGAAGTCGCGATAGCCAAGCCTACCCGATCCAGGAAGCCAACCAAGCCGGAACCAGAAAAAGTAGCTGAGAAGCAGGGCCGACAGAAAGATCGGCATGGAGCCCACGCCCACCATGGCGAGCCTCATGCCGCCCGACCCCGGGACCAGGAACTGGAGCACTGCCATGATGAGGGCAAGCGCCACTCCCAGGGCGATCGACGCCAGTCCGAGTTCAAGCGTCGCTGGGAGATATTGCCTTATGTCGTCGGCGACCGGCTGACGGGTCCTAACCGACGTGCCCAGATCGGCATGTGCGAGACGCAATAGAAACCGCCCGTACTGAACGGCGGCCGGGTCGTCCAGTCCGAGCTGCTTGCGCATTGCCTCGACCGTTTCCGGCGGAGCGTTCGGCCCGGCAATGGCCCGCGCTGGATCGGCTGGAATCATGCTTTGCAAGCCGAAGACAATGAAACTCATCATCAGGAGCACAACAATGGCGCCGACGACGCTTTTGGTAAGGTATGCCCGCATCTACGCCCCCCTCAGCGCGGCGCGAATTCCATCGCCCGCAAGGTTGGCCAGAAGGCAGAGGAAAAAGATGATCGCGGCCGGTAGGATCGGTAGCCACCAATGCACAGTGAGACTGTCAAGGGTGCGCGACGTCATCGCTCCGAGCTCAGGCGCCGGTGCAGGCAGTCCAAGACCAAGGAACGACATCAGCGAAAGCGTCATGATCACGTTCGCAAGATCCAGCGACGCCCCGATGAGCAAGGCCGGGACCACTCCCGGCAACAAGTAGCGCAACAGCAGGCGCGGACCGCCTACCCCGGCCATACGCGCGGCCTCAACGTGTGGGCGGGCTTTCAGGCGACGGATTTCATCGCGGGATATGCGCGCGTACCAAGGCCACCAGAAAATGGCGAGCGCGATCATCGTGTTGACGAGCCCGGGGCCAACCGCGGCCACGAAAGCGAGCGCGATCAGTGTCGAAGGGAGGACTATGAACAAGTCGACGATCCGCTCGGCAATGAGGTCGACCTTGCCCCCCATCAGGCCGGAAATCAGTCCGATTAGAGAGCCCACAGTGAGAGTGACACCGATAACTGTAAGCGCTGACAGCCACGTGTACCGAACGCCGAGGATGACGCGCGAGAGCAGGTCGCGGCCGATCTCATCGGTGCCGAACCAATGTCCGGCCGAGGGCGGTAGGTAGGCCGCGGCGACGCGCAGCTGTGGGTCGAACGGCGTGATCCACGGCGCCAGCAAGGCAACAACGGTGACGGCAGGCACGCCGACAATGCCGACGCTTTCAAGCCAACCGGCACGCCGGAAGAAATCGCGCCAGTTGAACTTGGGCCGCGCTGGCAACGTGTCTTGGCTGGGCTTGCCGGTCATCGTCCGCCTCCCGCGGGTAGGCTCGGCATCGCTGCGATGAGCGACCGCGTGTAGGCGTGCTGCGGTGCGGCAATGATGGCATCCGGATCGGCGACCTCAACCAGTTCACCGTCCTTTAGCACTGCTATACGGTCGGCGATGATTCTGGCGGCCGCCAGATCGTGGGTCACGAACAGCATCGCCATGTCGAGCTGTCGCCGAAGGTCACCAAGGAGGTTCAAGGTGGTGGCAGCCAGCGACACGTCCATGGCGCTGATCGGCTCATCGCAGAGCAAAAGACTTGGGGGCACGATTACCGCGCGCGCCAAAACGGCTCGCTGGCACTGCCCGACCGACATCTCGGCCGGCAGGGCGTCCATCAGAACCGGATTGAGGCCGACCAGCTTTATCGCCTCTCCGACTCGACGTCGGCCGTAGTCGCTGTCCAGCGAAACACCACGCAAGCGCTCGCCGATCTGTTCTCCGATCGTGAGCCACGGGGTCAGTGTCGCCACGGGGTCTTGAAACACGACCTGAGGACCAAGCTTGTCGAAGCGCGTAACAATACCGCTCTCGGCGGCCTCGAGCCCGGCGGCTATTCTCAAAAGAGTGGATTTTCCAGCGCCGCTCTCGCCCACCAGGGCCACGCACTCGCCAAGCTTGATCGTAAGGTTGACAGACCTGAGAACGGGCTGCGCTTGGCGCCGTCCCCAAAACGATCGGGTACCTGTCGGATAGGTCTTTCCGACGTTGGACAGCCTCAAGGCGGCGGTTTCCTGAACTGCCACGGACGGCCATGGTTTCGTATCGGCGCGCTGCGCTGAGAGATAACGGGTTTGTTCCTGATGGAGGCAAGCGACTGCGCCACCATGGGCGGAAGCTGCCTCGAGTGGAGGGCGGATTGCCATGCAATCTGGCTGGGCGATCGGGCAACGTGGCGCGTAGGCGCAGGCATTCGCAACATTTATCGAGGGCGTGCGCTCGCTTGGGAGCGTTTGAAGCGGTCGCCTTCGATCAGAGTCCAGATCGAATCGAGCGGCGAGCAAACCTGCGGAATAGGGATGTGCAGCATTTCGTGCAACGTCCTGGATGCGACCCATTTCAACGATGCGTCCGGCGTAGAGAACCAGGACGCGGCTGGCCAGTGAGGCAGCCACGGTCAGATCATGAGTTACGAACAGAATTGCCGTCTGCTGCTCGCGGGTGAGATCGCGCAGCAGATCAAGAATCTGCGCCTGAATGGTCACGTCGAGCGCGGTGGTGGGTTCATCGGCGATGAGCAGCTTCGGTCTTGCCATCATCGCCATGGCAATAAGCACGCGCTGGCGCTGCCCGCCTGACAGGCGATGCGGAAGCGCATCGGCGATGCGGTCGGGGTCAGCCAAGCCGGTTCGGGCGAGCCATTCCCTGATCAATCCCTTGGACCCGCCATTGGATTCTCGCATCTGATGGCGGATTGTCATCGTGGGGTTAAGCGCGCCCATCGGATCTTGCGGGATGGCGCGTACGAGGTGACGGCGAGCCGACCGCCAGGTGCGCCCTCCTGCACCTACAAGCTCGATGCCCGCAAGCCGGATCGAGCCTGCGACCCGCGGCAGGTATTCACGCGGCAGCAGCCCCTGAAGGGCCAGCCCGATGCTTGTCTTGCCGGAACCGCTTTCCCCGACCAGCGCGACGATCTCGCCCGGAAACATGTCGAAACTGATGTTATCGATGACGCGAGAAGGCCGGCCTTCGCGGCTTAGAATGACTGAGAGGTCTTGGATGGCGAGGACCGGCTCGGTCGCGGATGTGGACATTCGGTGCGAGAGCTTGACCATCTGCGGTACGAGCCTGACGTTTGGGAATGGACCGAATGAGCGGAGTTCAGGGTCCCCAGCGAACGGTGGCGAAGTCGATGTTGCCGGGTGGGTTCACTGGACGCAGTCCAAGGTCCTTCAGACCCTTGGCATGGACCACCACATCGTTGACGTTGACAAGCGGGATCACGATCCCCGCATCGAAGTACATATGCCCTGCTCTCTCGTAGAGAGCGTTGCGTTCCTTGATGTCGGTCAGTTGCCCGGCCTGGTTGACGATGGCATCGGCTTTCGGCAGCACCCGGCCAAAAAAATTGAGGGGAGCGTCTTTTGTGAAGAACACCTTGGCTTGGTTCTCCGGATGTGCGGCGTCCGGGCCAGCGATCGTGAGCAGCAGATCGGGGGGCTTCGGATCACCCTTTAACGCATAAGCAGCACCTGAGGGCAGCACGTACGCCGTCGCCTTTACTCCAATCAGCGCGAGTTGCGATATCAAGAGGTCGGCGACGCGGCCGTAGCTCGGGGCAGCGCTATGGAGGCCGATGACCAACTGGACCGGGCCATGTTTGGCGATTGTAGCTTTTGCCGCCTCCATGTCCGTCGGGAACCGGATTGGATTCACCGGGTCGAGCATCACGTTCGGGTAGACCGATTTCGACAGACTTGCAAACTCTCCAAACGCGTCCTTGACCCACAGCGCCGGGTTTATCGCTGTCAACACTGACTTGCGGACCTCCGGGTCGTCGAGCGGCGAATTCGATTTAACGAAGAGATCGTAGGGTATCATGCTCGGGGCGGTGGTGATCTCTAGAGTCCCGGGCAAGCTGGTCAGTTGCGCGAATGGATAGTTGATGGGCACTGCATCGATCGCACCCGCCTGCAATTGAAGTATCTGCTGGCTGATATCGGGCACGACCGAGATCTGGACCTGTTGGAAGAACGGTTTGTCGCCCCAATAGGCGTCATTGCGTTCGAGCACATAGCGCTGTCCGCGTTTGAATTCAGCCAGTTTGAAAGGTCCCGTTCCGACGGCGTGCTCATTGAGCCAAGTCGTTGCGAAATCGCCGCCATCATGCTCGGCGAGTGCCAACGGACTGATGATCTTTGGCCCCCATGGACTGGAAAGGGCATCAAGTAGCGAAGGCTGAGGATGGCCCAGCGTGAGCACAACCGTCCAATCGTCTGACGCCCTCATGTCCTTCACATTGGCGAGGAAGTAACTCAGGATCATTCGATGGTCGCGGCGGCGCTCGAACGACTTTATGACCGCCGCCGCATTGAACGGCGCGCCATCGTGGAACTTGACACCCTCTGCCAAATGGAAGGTGTAGCTCAGCCCATCGTCCGAGATGTCCCAACTCCTGGCAAGCGAGCCAACGATCTTGGTCGAACCGGGCTCGTATTGGACAAGACCTTCGTAGACGCTGTTGATTGCGCTCATCGCGCCGGTCTCAAAGCCGTTGTCGGGATCGAACGTGCCTATATCCGCCACGTAGGGTATGCGAAACACTCCCTCAGCGTAGACCGGAGCTGCCAAAAGCAGCAAACCGACAAGAATCAGCAGCCGCGCACAAAAGCTGCGCTTGCCGGGTTGTTTGGTTGGGTAAGCGTATGTCTGCATGGGCATTTTCAGTTGGGCTCGGTCCTCTCAGGGGCTGCGGCAAGGACGCCCACAATCGATGCAGTCGCCAACGAGACCATTTCAAGTTCTCGTGAAACTCGGAATACGCCGTTTTAGATCTTCGATCGCTACCCTCTCGGGAAACCATGCGGTGTACCGCTCAGACGGTACTACTGCCGGCATGTCGGGGTCTATTGAGACCTCGGCACTGGTTATCCTATGCCTAGGCATAGGATGCTGGCATTCGGGCCGCCCACGCCCATCAATGAGGATTGGCTCGCTAGTTCGGGAGCGGGCTGCGCAATGCACAGGCAACCGTTCCGAGACAACTTCAAGTATCTACGGCCGCGGCTTCATCGATCGTCGATCCGCCATTCCGCCTCTGCCGGCGTCCCGTGCTTGACCCAGTACGCTAGTTCGATGGCACAGTGGTTCGGTTCTACAATCCGCGACATAAGCCGACAGAACCAGCAATCGGGCCGTCGTTCAGCGACGCGAGCGCATAACGTCTGGCCTCGCGGGCCGCCCGACATGCGATTCAATGTGCGCGAAAGGTTGCCAAGGACGGTCATTGCGCGTCCGCGGAAACTGATAACAACGCGCGATCTTATTTTGGGACCGTGACCAGGTTGGCGCTCAGCTGGCACGTCGTTGCGATACCATGTGGCGTCCCAAGGGATCGGCATTACTCGCAAGTCGTCGACGAGGATTGTCAGTTGGTCTTGGCCGCAGCTAGACGGCGCTACTGCATGGCGGGATCCGCCAGCGGAGAAGTGTCCATCCTGATCCATCCTATCCATCCGTGATGAGTCATTGAAAATCCGGGGCTAACCATGGCGACCGTCGAATCGACCCACGCAGTTGGATAGGCGGCGCGGTGGGCGAAGGGGTGATCGAAACTCGTGGTAGCTTGTGAGGAGGATGGACCGATCCGGGCCGCGAACCTATTCTACGGAAGGATCTCTCATGCAATGCCAAGGTTCAGGGAAGGCAGGCCGAGGTGTAAGCCTTGGTGGTGAGTAGACTATGCCTATAGGGGCTTGGCACGTCGCTAGCGACCTTGCCGCAGACCTCGAATAGGACGGGCCGGAGCACACGAGGATCACGGGTGGCAGCACAAGCGTGCCGCCAAGCGGGAAGAATCGAATACGCCCATTAGCAACACAGGGTGATCGCATTTGACCGAGGCAATGGACAGGCTGATTCCCAAGGTCTAGGTCGTTCCACCCTCGCGCATCGGAGCAGGCAGCGTTTCCCATGCCCGGATCAACTCACCGATGGAGTTGGCCTCCATCTTGCGCATCACATTGCCGCGATGCAGCTTGACCGTCACTTCACTGATGCCGAGTTCGAAGGCGATCTGCTTGTTGACCCGCCCGCGCGCGACTTCACGCAAAACCTCTCGCTCTCGCGGCGTCAAGGTCTCGCGGCGTTCGATATTGCGCTTGACGATCACGGCTTCCGCCCGCCGTGAGGCATCCGCCGCAACGCCCGCAATCACGGCGTCAAGCAGCGTTTGATCTCGCACCGGCTTGGTCAGAAAATCCACGGCGCCAGCCTTCATCGCCTGGACACTCATCGGAATATCTCCATGCCCGGTCAGGAAGATCAATGGCTTCGGATTGCCGTTTTCGGCCAGGTGATGTTGCAGGTCGAGACCACTTGCACCCGGCATCCGCACGTCGACGATCAGGCAGCCT contains these protein-coding regions:
- a CDS encoding peptide ABC transporter → MVKLSHRMSTSATEPVLAIQDLSVILSREGRPSRVIDNISFDMFPGEIVALVGESGSGKTSIGLALQGLLPREYLPRVAGSIRLAGIELVGAGGRTWRSARRHLVRAIPQDPMGALNPTMTIRHQMRESNGGSKGLIREWLARTGLADPDRIADALPHRLSGGQRQRVLIAMAMMARPKLLIADEPTTALDVTIQAQILDLLRDLTREQQTAILFVTHDLTVAASLASRVLVLYAGRIVEMGRIQDVARNAAHPYSAGLLAARFDLDSDRRRPLQTLPSERTPSINVANACAYAPRCPIAQPDCMAIRPPLEAASAHGGAVACLHQEQTRYLSAQRADTKPWPSVAVQETAALRLSNVGKTYPTGTRSFWGRRQAQPVLRSVNLTIKLGECVALVGESGAGKSTLLRIAAGLEAAESGIVTRFDKLGPQVVFQDPVATLTPWLTIGEQIGERLRGVSLDSDYGRRRVGEAIKLVGLNPVLMDALPAEMSVGQCQRAVLARAVIVPPSLLLCDEPISAMDVSLAATTLNLLGDLRRQLDMAMLFVTHDLAAARIIADRIAVLKDGELVEVADPDAIIAAPQHAYTRSLIAAMPSLPAGGGR
- a CDS encoding hemin-binding lipoprotein gives rise to the protein MQTYAYPTKQPGKRSFCARLLILVGLLLLAAPVYAEGVFRIPYVADIGTFDPDNGFETGAMSAINSVYEGLVQYEPGSTKIVGSLARSWDISDDGLSYTFHLAEGVKFHDGAPFNAAAVIKSFERRRDHRMILSYFLANVKDMRASDDWTVVLTLGHPQPSLLDALSSPWGPKIISPLALAEHDGGDFATTWLNEHAVGTGPFKLAEFKRGQRYVLERNDAYWGDKPFFQQVQISVVPDISQQILQLQAGAIDAVPINYPFAQLTSLPGTLEITTAPSMIPYDLFVKSNSPLDDPEVRKSVLTAINPALWVKDAFGEFASLSKSVYPNVMLDPVNPIRFPTDMEAAKATIAKHGPVQLVIGLHSAAPSYGRVADLLISQLALIGVKATAYVLPSGAAYALKGDPKPPDLLLTIAGPDAAHPENQAKVFFTKDAPLNFFGRVLPKADAIVNQAGQLTDIKERNALYERAGHMYFDAGIVIPLVNVNDVVVHAKGLKDLGLRPVNPPGNIDFATVRWGP
- a CDS encoding peptide ABC transporter permease — encoded protein: MRAYLTKSVVGAIVVLLMMSFIVFGLQSMIPADPARAIAGPNAPPETVEAMRKQLGLDDPAAVQYGRFLLRLAHADLGTSVRTRQPVADDIRQYLPATLELGLASIALGVALALIMAVLQFLVPGSGGMRLAMVGVGSMPIFLSALLLSYFFWFRLGWLPGSGRLGYRDFAGPTGLNLIDGILVGRPDVSLDALLHMILPALALALPIGIAVGRSLNGALHEVMSQPYVRTARGKGLSETKVLLLHGLRNAATAPLSMLGLQVRLLFGNLLIVERVFGWPGLGLYTVQAFASADLPAVLGVAIVFGILYILVNTLIEIGQSIADPRINL
- a CDS encoding two component sensor-kinase; this encodes MAAAGLMSAAILLSPENAAENGLARFATFVFVALGLWLVVKIFRTISFYDRVYQEVGSGVADTPGIGWSAHPDGRLRFLNPAALDYVGVTAEEMREIMDADDFSWWRRFVHPDDVETSMAQWRHSLETGEPMIEEKRLRRLDGAYRWFRDTGVASRDERGRIVGWYGHAEDIDDRRKAEAALHRSERELRLLVDTVPTMIWLMTPAGLPYYFNKRFVDWAGIDSAKEEPRGTRQFASHVELFHPDDQAGVKAVFQKSFARGEPLQHKGRLCRKDGEYRWIDSRFEPLRDEDGTILRWYGVNFDIDDEVRAQESLRLADERLARALRAASLSELSVSIAHELNQPLQAVVANAGAFQRWLNADPPNFHHASRVAQKIIRNADAAAQVISRIRALFSKTESEPRAIDLNMVIREVCDLLGDRLAATSVELDLDLDPALPATAADHVQMEQVVLNLVRNGIEAMQDSGVDARSLRIVSRHRNDGTVEVEVRDRGRGLSNPERIFDAFYTTKPDGMGMGLAICRSIIEAHRGRLWAENVETGGASIIFSLPIRATEASKILAQQ
- a CDS encoding ABC transporter permease → MTGKPSQDTLPARPKFNWRDFFRRAGWLESVGIVGVPAVTVVALLAPWITPFDPQLRVAAAYLPPSAGHWFGTDEIGRDLLSRVILGVRYTWLSALTVIGVTLTVGSLIGLISGLMGGKVDLIAERIVDLFIVLPSTLIALAFVAAVGPGLVNTMIALAIFWWPWYARISRDEIRRLKARPHVEAARMAGVGGPRLLLRYLLPGVVPALLIGASLDLANVIMTLSLMSFLGLGLPAPAPELGAMTSRTLDSLTVHWWLPILPAAIIFFLCLLANLAGDGIRAALRGA
- a CDS encoding Response regulator, with protein sequence MQREGDAEPLVIIVDDDESVREALSELILSAGFRPVSFASTRELLDADVLDSPGCLIVDVRMPGASGLDLQHHLAENGNPKPLIFLTGHGDIPMSVQAMKAGAVDFLTKPVRDQTLLDAVIAGVAADASRRAEAVIVKRNIERRETLTPREREVLREVARGRVNKQIAFELGISEVTVKLHRGNVMRKMEANSIGELIRAWETLPAPMREGGTT